Proteins from one Malaya genurostris strain Urasoe2022 chromosome 2, Malgen_1.1, whole genome shotgun sequence genomic window:
- the LOC131427096 gene encoding zinc finger protein 665-like — MESLSLLSMLKRCRCCLLEENDMFYVFEILHEFDSSISELITNCGGISIAENDFFSKNICGQCLNDLANAARFRKRCLNTESILQNTKFDKLTHADEVKDRAVKAESQDNISNPVPQESVRVKHETVAQYYQAQEETHKDMLESNTEKKENEPTSQARKLIDAILPESNHFTVVPQIPSTVIPNKAKLAHPVMIKDEEEPLDVGADRPHKCDVCGKGFQKANNLTQHKRIHTGERPHICEICGKGFIENVHLKRHKRSHTGERRHECDVCGKKFIEGSHLTQHRQRHFDDRPYRCHVCDKGYVANSHLTQHMRIHTQERPHKCEICAKDFLTSSHLSQHKLVHFGERSHRCDVCGKDFLKTNDLTKHKRIHSVDKPHTCEVCGKGFNENSNLTQHRRIHTGERPHKCELCGKGFVRSNHLSQHLLTHVKTKTMESSIKVEHFDGRSSHEERSDQKSQSIEDENGTEDEKIIPFTETEVAEQQVKLPQFVSSGHFLDKLACDLCSNGSNCNEHSNLEENTTDIGDNSHHTEEVESSKKEFSCKLCGRIYTENHSLVIHMRIHTGERPYSCDVCDKAYTNVKGLKRHRLNHSEEPVYNYAQHPLFSCDVCSKKFTENRSLVDHLRIHTGERPFSCDICGKSFTNSKGLRRHRLIHTDIRPFKCEICGKGFIEKEPFRSHMRIHAGKKSHRCEVCSKEYFSIAGLKRHMGIHTGERGYKCDVCEKEFAEVRDYREHKRSHAGEMPYKCEICEKSFSHKIHLAQHRTSHGLEQETDSKQPEVKRAYVCSTCGMCFLTNSNLRQHRLIHTGIRPFRCDICDKGFTLAHHLTYHMRIHTGERPIKCSLCTKTFLNDSHLTQHLRSHTNERPFECDVCGKDFKFKDHLKHHNRIHTGERPYKCDLCGYGSSRGSDLKRHRMKHMPKEISPTKNQQVSSNCKI; from the exons ATGGAATCATTATCTCTGCTGTCGATGCTCAAACGTTGCAGGTGTTGTTTATTGGAAGAAAATGACATGTTCTATGTGTTTGAAATATTGCACGAATTCGACAGTTCAATATCCGAGTTGATTACCAATTGCGGTGGAATATCG ATTGCTGAGAATGATTTTTTCTCAAAGAATATATGCGGTCAGTGTTTGAATGATTTGGCCAATGCTGCTCGTTTCCGAAAACGCTGTCTTAATACCGAATCAATTCTGCAAAATACTAAATTTGATAAGCTGACCCATGCGGACGAGGTTAAGGATCGGGCAGTAAAAGCAGAATCACAGGATAATATCAGTAATCCTGTTCCTCAAGAATCAGTACGTGTTAAGCACGAAACTGTAGCTCAATATTATCAAGCACAAGAAGAGACACACAAGGATATGCTTGAGAGCAAcacagaaaaaaaggaaaatgaaCCAACCAGTCAAGCAAGAAAATTGATAGATGCCATCCTGCCAGAGAG CAATCATTTTACAGTTGTACCCCAAATTCCTAGCACGGTAATTCCAAATAAAGCAAAACTTGCTCATCCGGTAATGATAAAAGACGAAGAAGAACCGTTGGATGTCGGTGCTGATCGGCCGCATAAATGTGATGTGTGTGGAAAAGGTTTCCAGAAAGCGAACAACCTCACGCAGCACAAGCGTATTCACACCGGGGAACGACCACATATTTGCGAAATATGTGGCAAGGGTTTCATCGAGAATGTTCATTTGAAACGCCATAAACGGTCGCATACTGGCGAACGGCGGCACGAATGTGACGTTTGCGGTAAAAAGTTTATTGAAGGTAGTCATCTGACGCAGCATCGCCAACGCCACTTCGATGACCGGCCATATCGGTGCCATGTGTGTGACAAAGGCTATGTCGCTAACAGTCACCTGACGCAGCACATGCGGATACACACACAGGAACGACCGCACAAATGTGAGATCTGTGCGAAAGATTTCCTGACCAGTAGCCACCTCTCGCAGCACAAATTGGTGCATTTCGGAGAACGGTCACATCGATGCGATGTGTGTGGTAAAGATTTTCTGAAGACCAACGATCTGACGAAACACAAACGTATCCATTCGGTGGACAAACCCCACACGTGTGAAGTTTGCGGTAAGGGTTTCAACGAGAACAGCAATCTCACACAGCACCGACGTATTCACACCGGTGAACGACCGCACAAGTGCGAACTGTGCGGCAAAGGATTCGTTCGGAGCAATCACCTGTCGCAGCATCTGCTGACGCACGTGAAG ACTAAAACGATGGAAAGTTCCATTAAAGTAGAACATTTTGATGGACGAAGTTCACATGAAGAGCGATCGGATCAAAAATCTCAATCCATTGAGGACGAAAACGGGACAGAAGATGAAAAAATCATTCCATTCACTGAAACAGAAGTTGCAGAACAACAGGTCAAGCTACCGCAGTTCGTCTCTAGTGGTCATTTTCTCGACAAATTAGCATGTGACTTATGTTCCAATGGATCCAATTG CAATGAGCATTCAAATCTAGAAGAGAATACCACCGACATCGGCGACAATAGCCATCACACGGAGGAAGTAGAATCTAGCAAAAAAGAGTTCAGCTGTAAATTGTGCGGTAGAATATACACAGAAAACCACTCTCTTGTAATCCACATGCGTATCCATACGGGGGAACGGCCTTACTCATGCGATGTCTGTGACAAAGCGTATAccaatgtcaagggcctcaaaCGCCACCGGCTGAATCACAGCGAAGAGCCAGTTTACAATTACGCACAACATCCATTGTTCTCCTGCGATGTGTGTAGTAAAAAATTCACAGAGAATCGCTCACTAGTTGATCATTTACGCATCCACACAGGAGAACGGCCTTTTTCGTGCGATATTTGCGGCAAATCATTTACCAACAGCAAAGGTCTCAGACGACACCGTTTAATTCACACCGATATCAGACCCTTCAAATGTGAAATATGTGGAAAGGGATTTATCGAGAAAGAACCGTTTCGAAGTCATATGCGTATCCATGCTGGGAAAAAATCACACCGTTGCGAGGTGTGCAGTAAGGAGTATTTTTCCATTGCTGGCTTGAAAAGGCATATGGGTATTCATACTGGCGAACGGGGATATAAGTGTGACGTGTGCGAGAAAGAGTTTGCTGAAGTGCGTGATTACAGGGAACACAAACGGAGCCACGCTGGCGAAATGCCTTACAAATgtgaaatttgtgaaaagagCTTTTCACACAAAATTCATCTCGCTCAACATAGAACGTCTCACGGTCTCGAACAAGAGACAGATTCCAAACAGCCTGAGGTCAAACGAGCGTATGTCTGCAGTACTTGCGGAATGTGCTTCCTCACCAACAGTAATCTCCGACAGCATAGGCTCATTCACACCGGTATAAGACCTTTTCGCTGTGATATTTGCGATAAAGGATTCACTCTCGCACATCACCTCACGTACCACATGCGAATCCACACGGGCGAGCGACCGATCAAATGCAGCCTATGTACGAAAACGTTTTTAAATGATAGTCACCTCACGCAACATCTGCGTAGTCATACGAATGAACGTCCCTTCGAGTGCGACGTATGTggcaaagattttaaatttaaagaccATCTCAAGCACCACAACCGAATTCACACTGGCGAACGGCCATACAAATGCGACTTATGTGGATATGGTTCATCCCGAGGGTCTGACTTGAAGCGGCATCGAATGAAGCACATGCCGAAGGAAATCAGTCCCACGAAAAATCAGCAAGTAAGTTCAAATTGTAAGATCTAA
- the LOC131432965 gene encoding zinc finger protein ZFP2-like, with protein sequence MSSHLVKPKSCRCCLAVEDEMFYVFEVAIEFGSMISELIVNCAGVSIADSDYYSKLICGNCLKDLHTATRFRRRCLETELVWKNSKTTYEMHESIVKIEEPIVKIEELCSTEEVIFSDHSSIQLADTKQKAVETNRNSDNSDSIQTVPVRCMEKQPVNNSSHMHSIANVNSLPTMNTEVPAVLETLGLKQVCDNKLPALNGQQSNSFAPPLKEQNDNTCAVVSAIISTTYHTEKVGDINKHDLKETECSKTTHLFKQQNHDRARLFKCDVCNREFYTVHHMTKHKRTHFDDRPHKCKVCGKGFLENSHLEYHKRTHTGERPYKCDLCEKQFLRSSHLTQHRRKHTDGQIHKCDLCGRGFPDSSALVRHKRSHTDVRPHKCDFCDKQFRSNSYLVLHRRIHTGEKPHDCKVCGKAFIEKSQLTQHVRIHTSERPHKCDICGKRFIQGGHLAQHKRIHLVE encoded by the exons ATGTCTTCTCACCTTGTAAAGCCAAAGAGCTGCCGTTGCTGTCTAGCAGTAGAGGATGAAATGTTCTACGTTTTCGAAGTGGCAATCGAATTTGGTAGCATGATCTCTGAGCTGATAGTAAATTGTGCTGGTGTTTCG ATTGCAGACAGCGACTACTACTCCAAGCTTATTTGTGGAAATTGTTTGAAAGATCTTCACACTGCCACGCGATTCCGCAGACGTTGCCTAGAAACGGAGCTTGTTTGGAAAAATAGCAAAACAACTTACGAGATGCATGAATCAATAGTAAAAATCGAGGAACCAATAGTGAAAATCGAAGAACTGTGCAGTACAGAGGAAGTGATATTTTCCGATCATTCATCTATTCAGCTAGCTGATACCAAACAAAAAGCTGTTGAAACCAATCGGAATTCTGACAATTCCGACAGCATTCAAACTGTTCCCGTTAGATGTATGGAAAAGCAGCCAGTAAACAATTCATCACATATGCATTCGATAGCTAACGTGAATTCGCTCCCCACAATGAATACGGAAGTGCCTGCCGTACTAGAAACACTTGGTTTGAAACAAGTGTGTGATAACAAACTTCCTGCTTTGAATGGTCAACAAAGTAATTCATTTGCGCCCCCTTTAAAAGAACAAAATGATAACACTTGTGCGGTCGTCAGTGCAATAATCTCTACCACATACCATACGGAAAAAGTAGGTGATATTAACAAACATGATTTGAAGGAAACGGAATGTTCTAAAACAACACATCTtttcaaacaacagaaccatGATCGAGCGCGGCTTTTCAAGTGTGACGTATGTAATCGAGAATTTTATACTGTCCACCATATGACGAAGCATAAGCGAACCCACTTTGATGATCGGCCGCACAAATGTAAGGTGTGTGGTAAAGGTTTTCTGGAGAATAGTCACCTAGAATACCACAAGCGAACGCACACCGGTGAACGACCGTATAAATGTGACCTTTGCGAAAAACAATTCTTACGTAGTAGTCATCTAACGCAGCACCGACGAAAGCATACGGACGGCCAGATTCACAAGTGTGACCTTTGCGGAAGAGGTTTTCCGGATAGCAGTGCACTGGTGCGACATAAGCGTAGCCACACGGACGTACGGCCGCACAAGTGTGATTTTTGTGATAAGCAATTCCGTAGCAATAGCTACCTGGTGCTACACAGGCGAATCCATACCGGGGAAAAACCACACGACTGCAAGGTGTGCGGTAAAGCTTTCATCGAGAAAAGTCAACTAACGCAGCACGTGAGAATTCACACTAGTGAGCGACCGCACAAGTGTGACATATGCGGTAAACGATTCATTCAGGGTGGACACTTGGCGCAACATAAACGAATTCATCTGGTTGAGTGA
- the LOC131427097 gene encoding zinc finger protein 239-like, translating to MNDDSDNRIVAAIKQELRLETPEFGTLVHPDDTRLTGNDSFSYDSGINKHFKEQNNVHKVIQIYRCDICAKEFSRKGVLKRHQRIHAEDFSVRCDFCNKGFYDTNNLKNHIRCHTGERPYKCNTCDKTFRTSSTLKEHQFVHSGERPFECDVCGKSYTYSSALSVHKRCHAADRQHKCDDCGKEFTTLWALKQHRFVHTGGHPLLCDVCNKGFLSASLLLLHKRIHTGERPFRCEICDESFIQQGKLTYHIQRVHTDDRPYKCDLCDKKFMQKNQLDYHMRKHTGQIANVCQICDKGFRCKTDLNSHIRIHTGERPYKCDICNKDFIRSDHLTRHRRIHKREHSSP from the coding sequence ATGAATGATGATAGTGATAATCGCATAGTTGCCGCCATCAAACAGGAACTTCGTCTTGAGACCCCAGAGTTTGGAACTCTGGTACACCCTGATGATACCAGATTAACGGGAAACGATAGCTTTAGTTATGACTCGGGAATAAATAAGCACTTCAAGGAACAAAATAATGTGCACAAGGTCATCCAGATATATCGATGTGATATCTGTGCCAAAGAATTCAGCCGGAAAGGAGTTCTGAAGCGACACCAACGCATTCACGCTGAAGACTTTTCAGTCAGGTGTGACTTTTGCAATAAAGGTTTTTACGATACAAATAACCTGAAGAATCACATCCGCTGTCATACTGGAGAGCGTCCGTATAAATGTAATACTTGTGATAAGACATTCCGTACCAGTAGCACCCTGAAGGAGCACCAGTTTGTTCATTCAGGAGAACGACCGTTTGAATGTGACGTATGTGGCAAATCATATACTTATAGCAGTGCGTTGTCGGTGCATAAACGCTGTCACGCTGCAGATCGTCAACACAAGTGTGATGATTGTGGTAAAGAATTCACTACTCTATGGGCACTCAAGCAGCACAGGTTTGTACACACCGGTGGCCACCCACTGCTATGTGATGTTTGTAACAAAGGATTCCTCAGTGCCAGTCTGTTGCTCCTCCATAAACGCATACACACAGGAGAAAGACCTTTCCGTTGCGAGATCTGCGATGAGTCGTTCATACAACAGGGTAAGCTAACGTACCACATACAGCGAGTTCATACTGACGATCGTCCTTATAAATGCGATTTGTGCGATAAAAAATTTATGCAGAAGAATCAACTTGATTATCATATGCGTAAGCATACCGGTCAGATCGCAAACGTGTGCCAGATCTGCGACAAGGGATTCAGGTGCAAAACGGATCTAAATTCTCACATACGAATACATACTGGCGAGCGGCCATACAAGTGCGATATTTGCAACAAGGATTTCATCAGAAGTGACCACCTCACGCGGCATCGACGAATTCATAAGCGGGAACATTCATCGCCGTAA
- the LOC131432966 gene encoding oocyte zinc finger protein XlCOF6.1-like, whose translation MTQVAYDFNSPITESHQRSELELPLELPDLKESFDNIKVFQTDQDNVGHQIKYIKQKKIKCEICNKDLSTSGYLQKHMLIHTGERPHHCDLCGKSFTFKIALERHSFIHNKVFPFSCDVCGKGFAERTRLRYHSRGHTTELNYKCDVCGKAFRSASILQRHTAIHQERTNKCDVCGKMFIRKCDLLKHTRLHTGERPYKCELCGKQFAENWALLTHEKIHTGNRPHECDICSKKFIQRAQLQIHMRKHTGERPYVCNFCSKKFISTNHLTKHMKNMKCRNTIRSHACDICGRGFLTANQLDSHKHVHFNNLCHICNKTFSTQLDLVNHKRTVHNDNKPFECDICGKRLVTNYTLQNHRRSHTDDRPFICDVCGDSFIRNDLLKKHSRLHSETEIRGTSVEAKVVADQLDANMEIKDNVHVEIEIKEELIR comes from the exons ATGACGCAAGTGGCCTATGATTTCAATTCGCCTATTACGGAGTCTCACCAGAGATCGGAGCTTGAGCTGCCACTAGAATTACCGGATCTAAAGGAATCTTTTGATAACATCAAAGTATTTCAAACTGACCAGGATAATGTTGGACATCAGATTAAgtatatcaaacaaaaaaaaattaagtgtgaAATATGCAATAAAGATCTGTCGACAAGTGGTTACCTTCAGAAACATATGCTAATTCATACCGGAGAGCGACCACATCATTGTGATTTGTGTGGGAAAAGCTTCACTTTCAAGATAGCATTGGAACGTCATTCATTCATCCACAACAAAGTATTTCCTTTCTCGTGCGATGTCTGTGGGAAAGGATTTGCTGAAAGAACACGGCTGAGATACCACTCCCGTGGCCATACGACCGAATTGAACTATAAATGTGATGTATGTGGTAAAGCGTTTCGTAGCGCAAGCATTCTTCAGAGGCACACGGCTATCCATCAGGAGCGAACGAACAAGTGCGATGTGTGTGGAAAAATGTTTATCCGGAAATGTGATTTACTGAAGCATACTCGTCTTCATACCGGTGAACGTCCATATAAATGTGAATTGTGTGGGAAGCAATTCGCTGAAAATTGGGCCCTCTTAACACATGAGAAAATACATACGGGAAATCGACCACACGAGTGCGATATCTGTAGTAAAAAGTTCATTCAAAGGGCGCAACTACAGATACATATGAGAAAGCACACCGGCGAGCGGCCTTATGTGTGTAACTTTTGTAGTAAGAAGTTCATAAGTACCAATCATCTCACGAAACACATGAAAAACATGAAATGTCGTAATACAATACGATCGCACGCATGTGATATTTGTGGGAGAGGTTTTTTGACCGCAAACCAGTTAGATTCCCACAAACATGTCCATTTCAACAATTTGTGTCACATCTGTAACAAAACATTTTCCACACAACTGGATCTCGTAAACCATAAGCGAACAGTTCACAATGACAATAAACCGTTTGAATGTGATATATGCGGGAAACGATTAGTGACCAACTACACGCTACAAAATCATCGTCGATCTCACACGGATGATCGACCATTCATCTGTGATGTGTGCGGTGACTCGTTCATTCGAAATGATTTACTGAAAAAACATTCAAGACTGCACAGTGAGACGGAAATTAGA GGCACATCTGTGGAAGCAAAAGTCGTAGCTGATCAACTAGATGCGAACATGGAGATTAAAGACAACGTACACGTagaaattgaaattaaagagGAACTTATACGTTAG